Proteins encoded within one genomic window of Sphingomonas sp. NBWT7:
- the rpsG gene encoding 30S ribosomal protein S7, translating to MARRRRPEKREILPDPVYGDEVLSKFMNSVMLDGKKSVAEGIVYSALTTVEARAKREPIGVFHDALNNIKPGIEVRSRRVGGATYQVPVEVRPERAQALAIRWLITAARGRSENTMDARLSGELLDASNNRGNAVKKREDTHRMAEANRAFSHYRW from the coding sequence ATGGCTCGTCGTCGTCGTCCCGAAAAGCGGGAAATCCTGCCTGATCCCGTCTACGGGGATGAGGTTCTGTCGAAGTTCATGAACTCGGTGATGCTGGACGGCAAGAAGTCCGTCGCCGAGGGCATCGTCTATTCCGCGCTGACCACGGTCGAGGCGCGCGCGAAGCGCGAGCCGATCGGCGTGTTCCACGATGCGCTGAACAACATCAAGCCGGGCATCGAAGTGCGCTCGCGCCGCGTCGGTGGTGCGACGTACCAGGTGCCGGTCGAGGTGCGTCCCGAGCGCGCGCAGGCGCTGGCGATCCGCTGGCTGATCACCGCCGCGCGCGGCCGCAGCGAGAACACGATGGACGCGCGTCTGTCGGGCGAGCTGCTCGACGCATCGAACAACCGCGGCAACGCGGTGAAGAAGCGCGAGGACACGCACCGCATGGCGGAAGCGAACCGCGCCTTCAGCCACTATCGCTGGTAG
- the rpsL gene encoding 30S ribosomal protein S12: MPTINQLVRKGRDPQKAKSKVPAMEQNPQKRGVCTRVYTTTPKKPNSALRKVAKVRLTNQREVISYIPGEGHNLQEHSVVLIRGGRVRDLPGVRYHVLRGVLDTQGVKDRKQSRSKYGAKRPK, encoded by the coding sequence ATGCCGACGATTAACCAGCTGGTCCGCAAGGGCCGCGATCCGCAGAAGGCCAAGTCGAAGGTCCCTGCGATGGAGCAGAACCCGCAGAAGCGCGGCGTGTGCACCCGTGTCTACACCACGACCCCGAAGAAGCCGAACTCGGCGCTGCGCAAGGTGGCCAAGGTCCGCCTGACCAACCAGCGCGAAGTCATCAGCTACATTCCGGGCGAGGGCCACAACCTGCAGGAGCACTCGGTGGTGCTGATCCGCGGCGGCCGTGTGCGCGACCTTCCAGGCGTGCGGTACCACGTGCTGCGCGGCGTGCTCGACACGCAGGGCGTGAAGGATCGCAAGCAGTCCCGCTCCAAGTACGGCGCCAAGCGTCCGAAGTAA
- a CDS encoding alpha/beta fold hydrolase, which translates to MALALAVGGTVATQQYGAGPDFGPNLERFTYPWPVQTMTLDVVGQPATMSFMDIAAPRPNGRTVVLLHGKNFCGATWESSTRALTQAGYRVIVPDQIGFCKSSKPRAAQYSFEMLANNTRRLLASRGVTRATMVGHSMGGMLAMRYAIMFPDAVDRLVLVNPLGLVDRSEEGLPYLDVDTLWAGEKKTTYASIKAYQQENYYHGTWKPSYDRWVWMASGMYAGQGRDTVALAHAKTSEMIKTQPVAHELYRLKPPTTVIVGTLDKTAFGRQQVPASLRQFLRAIPLVAPEAVRKMPKGTLVRLDGLGHSPQVEDPARFEQTLLTTIR; encoded by the coding sequence GTGGCCTTGGCGCTGGCGGTCGGCGGTACGGTGGCGACGCAGCAATATGGCGCCGGCCCTGATTTCGGCCCCAACCTCGAACGCTTCACCTATCCGTGGCCGGTGCAGACGATGACGCTCGACGTCGTCGGCCAGCCGGCGACGATGAGCTTCATGGATATCGCCGCGCCGCGCCCCAACGGGCGTACGGTGGTGTTGCTGCATGGCAAGAATTTCTGCGGCGCCACGTGGGAATCGAGCACGCGGGCGCTGACGCAGGCGGGCTATCGCGTGATCGTTCCTGACCAGATCGGCTTCTGCAAATCGTCGAAGCCGCGGGCGGCGCAATACAGTTTCGAAATGCTGGCGAACAACACGCGGCGCCTGCTCGCCTCGCGCGGGGTGACGCGCGCGACGATGGTTGGGCATTCGATGGGTGGCATGCTCGCGATGCGTTACGCGATCATGTTCCCGGACGCGGTCGACCGGCTCGTGCTCGTCAATCCTCTTGGTCTCGTCGATCGCTCCGAGGAAGGGCTGCCGTATCTCGACGTCGATACGTTGTGGGCGGGTGAGAAGAAGACGACTTACGCGTCGATCAAGGCGTATCAGCAGGAGAATTACTACCACGGCACATGGAAGCCGTCGTACGATCGTTGGGTGTGGATGGCGTCCGGCATGTACGCCGGGCAGGGGCGCGATACCGTTGCGCTCGCGCATGCGAAGACGAGCGAGATGATCAAGACGCAGCCCGTCGCACACGAGCTGTACCGGCTGAAGCCGCCGACGACGGTGATCGTCGGGACTCTCGACAAGACGGCGTTCGGGCGCCAGCAGGTTCCCGCGTCCTTGCGGCAGTTCCTGCGTGCCATCCCTTTGGTCGCGCCCGAGGCGGTGCGCAAGATGCCGAAAGGAACGCTGGTCCGGCTAGACGGGCTGGGTCACTCTCCGCAGGTCGAGGATCCCGCGCGCTTCGAACAGACGTTGCTGACGACGATCCGCTGA
- a CDS encoding DUF3140 domain-containing protein: MADNDKEKIYDDFKDAVNMAPATLEKFLDSDDSKRVGWKGDDGKSGGESVGHASGRRIVEIKRKKKADLTDDDYAHMKKVVSYVNRHLAQGGPSKDKEHSDWRYSLMNWGHDPLEE, from the coding sequence ATGGCCGACAACGACAAGGAAAAGATCTACGACGACTTCAAGGATGCGGTGAACATGGCGCCGGCAACGCTCGAAAAGTTCCTCGACAGCGACGATTCGAAGCGTGTCGGCTGGAAGGGCGATGATGGCAAGTCGGGCGGCGAGAGCGTCGGGCATGCGTCGGGCCGCCGCATCGTTGAGATCAAGCGCAAGAAGAAGGCGGATCTCACCGACGACGATTACGCGCACATGAAGAAGGTCGTCAGCTACGTTAACCGACACCTCGCGCAGGGCGGGCCGTCGAAGGACAAGGAGCATAGCGACTGGCGCTATTCACTGATGAACTGGGGGCACGATCCACTCGAGGAATAG
- a CDS encoding sulfotransferase yields the protein MSDGSEGAAPRRIAMWSGPRNISTAMMRSFSSRADCAVSDEPFYGCFLRESGADHPMRDAVIASMDCDWRSVADTLAGPAPRDATVWYQKHMPHHMVGPIAPDDLRGVVHAFLIRDPVRMAASYAAKRESVTPADLGVAEQRALFEREADRIGHAPPVIDSADVLRDPADTLRRLCAALGIAWDDAMLAWPAGRHPDDGIWAAHWYGRVEASTGFGGAEQDAPSLPDALARVADACRDDYEALSRWRLRAA from the coding sequence ATGAGCGACGGTTCGGAGGGCGCCGCGCCGCGCCGCATCGCGATGTGGTCCGGCCCGCGCAACATCTCGACCGCGATGATGCGCAGCTTCTCGTCGCGCGCCGACTGCGCGGTGAGTGACGAGCCGTTCTACGGCTGCTTCCTGCGCGAGAGCGGCGCGGACCATCCGATGCGCGATGCGGTGATCGCGAGCATGGATTGCGACTGGCGCTCGGTCGCCGATACGCTGGCTGGGCCGGCACCCCGCGATGCGACGGTGTGGTACCAGAAGCACATGCCGCACCACATGGTCGGGCCGATCGCGCCCGACGATCTGCGCGGCGTCGTCCACGCGTTTCTGATCCGCGATCCGGTGCGCATGGCGGCGTCTTACGCTGCGAAGCGCGAGAGTGTGACGCCGGCGGATCTGGGTGTCGCCGAACAGCGCGCGTTGTTCGAGCGCGAGGCCGACCGTATCGGTCATGCGCCGCCGGTCATCGACTCCGCCGACGTGCTGCGCGACCCCGCGGACACGCTTCGCCGCCTGTGCGCGGCGTTGGGCATCGCGTGGGACGACGCGATGCTCGCCTGGCCGGCGGGACGGCACCCGGACGACGGGATTTGGGCGGCGCATTGGTACGGCCGCGTCGAGGCGTCGACCGGGTTCGGGGGTGCCGAGCAGGACGCGCCCAGCTTGCCGGACGCGCTGGCCCGCGTCGCGGACGCCTGCCGCGACGATTACGAGGCGCTGAGCCGGTGGAGACTGCGCGCAGCTTGA
- a CDS encoding aminotransferase class IV: MTDHATGTHVFTPDPRNDDVLIDVNGELFRRPEAKVSVFDSGFMLGDGVWEGLRVYGGQIAFLDRHLDRLWQGAKAIMLDIGISRDELAGRLRRVLDANDMGGDGVHIRLMVTRGIRSTPYQDPRVVISPATIVLIPEWKSPAAGTATRMLNLFTVHVRRGYPDVQDPKLNSHSKLNCITACIQAAQAGADEALMLDPHGFVATCNSTHFFIVRNGEVWTSTGDYCLDGITRRIVVETARAAGIPTYERNFSLTDVYGADEAFTTGTFAGLAPIGAIDGRVIGTDRGPMVERLQGLYREAVERELG; encoded by the coding sequence ATGACCGATCACGCCACCGGCACCCACGTTTTCACGCCCGATCCGCGCAACGACGATGTGCTGATCGACGTCAACGGCGAGCTGTTCCGCCGCCCCGAGGCGAAGGTGTCGGTGTTCGATTCGGGCTTCATGCTCGGCGACGGCGTGTGGGAGGGCTTGCGCGTCTACGGCGGCCAGATCGCCTTTCTCGACCGCCATCTCGATCGGCTGTGGCAGGGCGCCAAGGCGATCATGCTCGACATAGGCATCTCCCGCGACGAGCTGGCCGGGCGGCTGCGCCGGGTGCTCGACGCCAACGACATGGGCGGCGACGGGGTACACATCCGCCTGATGGTGACGCGCGGGATCCGTTCCACCCCCTATCAAGATCCGCGGGTGGTGATCTCGCCGGCGACGATCGTGCTGATCCCGGAGTGGAAGAGCCCGGCGGCGGGCACCGCCACGCGGATGCTTAACCTGTTCACGGTGCACGTCCGTCGCGGCTACCCCGACGTACAGGATCCCAAGCTCAATTCGCATTCCAAGCTCAACTGCATCACCGCCTGCATCCAAGCGGCGCAGGCGGGGGCCGACGAGGCGCTGATGCTCGACCCGCACGGCTTCGTCGCGACGTGCAATTCGACGCACTTCTTCATCGTTCGCAACGGCGAAGTGTGGACGTCAACCGGCGACTATTGCCTCGACGGGATCACGCGGCGGATCGTCGTCGAGACGGCGCGCGCAGCGGGCATCCCGACGTATGAGCGCAACTTCTCGCTGACCGACGTCTACGGCGCTGACGAGGCGTTCACTACGGGGACGTTCGCCGGGCTCGCCCCGATCGGCGCGATCGACGGGCGGGTGATCGGTACCGATCGCGGCCCGATGGTCGAGCGGCTGCAGGGTCTGTACCGCGAAGCGGTGGAGCGCGAGCTGGGATGA
- the lpdA gene encoding dihydrolipoyl dehydrogenase has protein sequence MAENYDLVVLGSGPGGYVAAIRAAQLGLKTAIVERELLGGICLNWGCIPTKALLRSAEVYHYMSHAKDYGLKVDGFAADLDAVVKRSRGVAKQLNQGVAHLMKKHKIAVHMGEGRLTGQGKLSVTDKDGKEAELQYKNVIVATGARARDLPFAKADGKRIWTYRHAMTPPEMPTKLLVIGSGAIGIEFASFYNDMGAEVTVVEMLDRLVPVEDADVSAHLEKALKKQGITIMTSAGVGALDIGTKGVTATLKDKAGKETKAEFSHVIVAVGIVPNTAKIGLEELGVAMDERGFVKADAACRTNVEGVWAIGDITAPPWLAHKAMHEGVIAAEAIAGGHPHAMDPRNIPGCTYCRPQIASVGLTEAKAKEAGFEVKVGNFPFIGNGKAIALGEPEGFVKTVFDAKTGELLGAHMIGAEVTELIQGYTIGKTLETTEAELMGTVFPHPTISETMHEAVLSAYGRPLHI, from the coding sequence GTGGCTGAAAACTATGATCTCGTCGTTCTCGGATCGGGGCCGGGCGGCTATGTCGCGGCGATCCGCGCTGCGCAGCTTGGGCTTAAGACGGCGATCGTCGAGCGCGAGCTGCTCGGCGGCATCTGCCTTAATTGGGGGTGCATCCCGACCAAGGCACTGCTGCGTTCCGCCGAGGTCTATCATTACATGAGCCACGCCAAGGACTACGGGCTCAAGGTCGATGGGTTCGCGGCCGATCTGGATGCAGTGGTCAAGCGGTCACGCGGCGTCGCCAAGCAGCTCAATCAGGGCGTCGCGCACCTGATGAAGAAGCACAAGATCGCGGTGCACATGGGCGAGGGCAGGCTGACCGGGCAGGGCAAGCTGAGCGTCACCGACAAGGACGGGAAGGAGGCTGAGCTTCAGTACAAGAACGTCATCGTCGCCACCGGTGCGCGGGCGCGGGACCTGCCGTTTGCCAAGGCTGACGGCAAGCGCATCTGGACGTATCGTCATGCGATGACCCCGCCCGAGATGCCGACCAAGCTGCTGGTGATCGGCTCCGGCGCGATCGGGATCGAGTTCGCGAGCTTCTACAACGACATGGGAGCCGAAGTTACCGTCGTCGAGATGCTCGATCGGTTGGTGCCGGTGGAGGATGCGGACGTTTCCGCCCATCTCGAAAAGGCGCTGAAAAAACAGGGCATCACGATCATGACCTCTGCCGGCGTGGGGGCGCTCGACATCGGCACGAAGGGCGTGACCGCGACGCTGAAGGACAAGGCCGGCAAGGAGACCAAGGCCGAATTCAGCCACGTCATCGTCGCGGTCGGGATCGTCCCCAATACGGCGAAGATCGGGCTCGAAGAGCTCGGCGTCGCGATGGACGAGCGCGGGTTCGTCAAGGCCGATGCCGCCTGCCGAACCAACGTGGAGGGCGTATGGGCGATCGGCGACATCACGGCGCCCCCGTGGCTGGCGCACAAGGCGATGCACGAGGGCGTGATTGCTGCCGAGGCGATCGCGGGCGGGCATCCGCACGCGATGGACCCGCGCAACATCCCCGGCTGCACCTATTGCCGCCCGCAGATCGCCAGCGTCGGCCTGACCGAAGCGAAGGCGAAGGAAGCCGGCTTCGAAGTGAAGGTCGGCAACTTCCCCTTCATCGGCAACGGCAAGGCGATCGCGCTCGGCGAGCCCGAGGGCTTCGTGAAGACGGTGTTCGACGCAAAAACGGGCGAGCTGCTCGGCGCGCATATGATCGGGGCCGAGGTGACCGAGCTGATCCAGGGCTACACAATCGGCAAGACGTTGGAGACGACCGAGGCCGAACTTATGGGCACCGTCTTCCCGCATCCCACGATCAGCGAGACGATGCACGAGGCGGTGCTCTCCGCCTATGGACGACCGCTGCATATCTGA
- a CDS encoding pyruvate dehydrogenase complex dihydrolipoamide acetyltransferase — protein sequence MPIEIKMPALSPTMEEGTLAKWVVKEGDTVKAGDLMAEIETDKATMEFEAVDEGVVAKLVVAEGTDGVKVGEVIMLLDAEGEESAAGGETPAPEPALKPAPAKQQAEARASEEPAARKQIDAPVDRETGEPVSADNPETKAPAPRAAAQSADGSAGGTRVKASPLARRIAADKGVDLAALSGSGPNGRIVKADVDGATGGAAPEAAAATPPSAAATEAAAPDTPQRAPAAVAIPDIPHETTKLSNMRKTIARRLTESKQQVPHIYLTVDVRLDKLLALRTELNESLSARAVKLSVNDLMIKALAAALVQVPKCNVMYTPNELVTFKRADISVAVSTPEGLITPVITEADSASLSSISTRMKDLAARARDKKLKPEEFQGGTASLSNMGMYGIKQFEAVINPPQGMILAIGAGEKRPYVVENELAVATVMSATGSFDHRAIDGADGAELMQAFKQLCENPLGMLA from the coding sequence ATGCCGATCGAGATCAAGATGCCTGCGCTCTCTCCGACGATGGAGGAGGGGACGCTGGCGAAATGGGTGGTGAAGGAGGGCGACACGGTGAAGGCCGGTGACCTGATGGCCGAGATCGAGACCGACAAAGCGACGATGGAGTTCGAGGCGGTCGACGAGGGCGTCGTCGCCAAGCTCGTCGTGGCCGAGGGCACCGACGGTGTGAAGGTCGGCGAGGTCATCATGCTGCTCGACGCCGAGGGGGAGGAAAGCGCCGCCGGTGGTGAGACGCCCGCGCCAGAACCCGCATTGAAGCCCGCCCCCGCGAAGCAGCAAGCGGAGGCGCGTGCGTCGGAGGAACCAGCGGCCAGGAAGCAGATCGACGCCCCGGTCGATCGCGAGACCGGCGAGCCCGTGTCCGCCGACAATCCCGAGACAAAGGCGCCGGCGCCCCGCGCGGCGGCACAGTCGGCTGACGGGAGCGCGGGCGGCACGCGCGTCAAGGCCAGCCCGCTGGCGCGCCGCATCGCCGCCGACAAGGGGGTCGACCTCGCCGCGCTCAGCGGCTCGGGGCCCAACGGCCGGATCGTCAAGGCCGATGTCGACGGCGCGACGGGCGGCGCAGCGCCGGAAGCTGCCGCGGCGACACCGCCCTCGGCGGCCGCGACGGAAGCCGCCGCCCCGGACACGCCGCAGCGCGCGCCGGCCGCGGTGGCGATCCCCGATATCCCGCACGAGACGACCAAGCTCAGCAACATGCGCAAGACGATCGCGCGCCGCCTGACCGAATCGAAGCAGCAAGTGCCGCACATCTACCTCACGGTGGACGTGCGGCTCGACAAGCTGCTCGCGCTGCGTACCGAGCTCAACGAGAGCCTGTCGGCGCGCGCGGTGAAGCTGTCGGTCAACGATCTGATGATCAAGGCGCTTGCCGCGGCGCTCGTCCAGGTGCCCAAGTGCAACGTGATGTACACGCCGAACGAGCTCGTCACGTTCAAGCGCGCGGACATCTCGGTGGCGGTGTCGACGCCCGAGGGGCTCATCACGCCCGTCATCACCGAGGCGGATAGCGCGTCGCTGTCGTCGATCTCGACGCGAATGAAGGATCTCGCCGCCCGCGCGCGCGACAAGAAGCTGAAGCCCGAGGAGTTTCAGGGCGGCACCGCCTCGCTCAGCAACATGGGCATGTACGGGATCAAGCAATTCGAGGCGGTGATCAACCCGCCGCAGGGCATGATCCTCGCGATAGGCGCTGGCGAGAAGCGGCCGTATGTCGTTGAAAACGAACTGGCGGTCGCGACGGTGATGAGTGCGACGGGCAGCTTCGACCATCGTGCGATCGACGGCGCAGACGGTGCCGAACTGATGCAGGCGTTCAAGCAATTGTGCGAGAACCCGCTGGGCATGCTTGCCTGA
- a CDS encoding universal stress protein, which translates to MRIYLTVIDDTPEAEIALRFAARRAVKTGGAVEILALVEPQEFIAFGGVQATIEEDARLAAESLVARAAGTLIEESGLRPAITVRQGDGPKIIRELIAANPQIAALVLGATADGPPGPLVAHFAGEVGALPVPLMIIPGSLDRDAIDRLS; encoded by the coding sequence ATGCGCATTTATCTGACCGTGATCGACGATACGCCCGAGGCGGAGATCGCGCTGCGCTTCGCCGCGCGGCGCGCGGTGAAGACGGGCGGCGCGGTCGAGATCTTGGCGCTGGTCGAGCCGCAGGAGTTCATCGCGTTCGGCGGCGTGCAGGCGACGATCGAGGAGGACGCGCGGCTGGCGGCGGAAAGCCTGGTCGCGCGCGCGGCCGGCACGCTGATCGAGGAATCGGGGCTGCGCCCGGCGATCACCGTGCGGCAGGGCGACGGCCCCAAGATCATCCGCGAGCTGATCGCCGCCAATCCCCAGATCGCCGCACTGGTGCTCGGCGCAACAGCGGATGGCCCGCCTGGCCCGCTCGTCGCGCATTTCGCGGGCGAGGTCGGCGCGCTTCCGGTGCCGCTGATGATCATCCCCGGCAGCCTTGATCGCGATGCGATCGACCGGCTCAGCTGA
- a CDS encoding M20/M25/M40 family metallo-hydrolase — translation MPFHPRSARLRAALLPILPAAAMLAGATPAVAREAPSQERLRSSVERLVSFGTRHSLSSTTDPARGIGAARNWVASEFARIGATCGGCIAVERLERRFVNARAPAGVVIEDVLGIQRGTDPNRFIIVGGHIDSRVSDVMDVTSDAPGANDDASGVALVLEAARILSKEKFAATIVYVAFSGEEQGLLGATLLAETAKARGWQVDAMFNNDIVGNTIGQDGLRVADRVRVFSEGIRVGETLAEATERRAIGGEDDGPSRALAKAIDGIAETLPGRLDVFVDRRPDRFGRGGDHEPFLREGYPAVRFTVGAENWDRQHQNLRTENGRVYGDTIEGMDFDYLARVTAINVAALAQLAAAPAAPAAVSVSGELTRDTTVSWQASPDAARYRLRWRRNDKPAWTDEKIVTGATPVVLKEVSVDDHFFGVSALGANSAESIVTFAGRAPRR, via the coding sequence ATGCCTTTTCACCCCCGTTCCGCCCGGCTGCGCGCCGCCCTGCTGCCCATCCTTCCCGCTGCCGCGATGCTGGCCGGCGCGACACCCGCGGTCGCGCGCGAGGCCCCGTCGCAGGAGCGCCTACGCAGCTCGGTCGAGCGGCTCGTCTCGTTCGGCACGCGCCACTCGTTGTCGTCGACGACTGATCCCGCCCGCGGCATCGGTGCGGCACGCAATTGGGTGGCGAGCGAGTTCGCAAGGATCGGCGCGACTTGCGGGGGTTGCATCGCGGTCGAGCGGCTAGAGCGCCGGTTCGTCAACGCGCGCGCGCCCGCCGGCGTGGTGATCGAGGACGTGCTCGGCATCCAGCGCGGCACCGATCCCAATCGCTTCATCATCGTCGGCGGCCATATCGACAGCCGCGTCAGCGATGTGATGGACGTGACGTCCGACGCGCCCGGTGCCAACGACGATGCGAGCGGCGTGGCTCTGGTGCTGGAGGCCGCTCGCATCCTGTCGAAAGAGAAGTTCGCGGCGACGATCGTCTACGTCGCCTTCTCGGGCGAGGAGCAGGGGCTGCTCGGCGCGACGCTGCTCGCCGAGACCGCGAAGGCGCGCGGCTGGCAGGTCGACGCGATGTTTAACAACGACATCGTCGGCAACACGATCGGCCAGGACGGGCTGCGCGTCGCTGACCGCGTCCGCGTCTTCTCCGAAGGTATCCGCGTCGGTGAGACGCTGGCAGAGGCGACGGAACGCCGCGCGATCGGCGGCGAGGATGACGGGCCGAGCCGCGCGCTTGCCAAGGCGATCGATGGGATCGCCGAAACGCTACCCGGCCGTCTCGACGTGTTCGTCGACCGGCGGCCCGATCGCTTCGGGCGCGGCGGCGATCACGAGCCGTTCCTGCGCGAGGGCTATCCCGCGGTGCGCTTCACCGTCGGCGCCGAGAATTGGGATCGCCAGCATCAGAATCTGCGCACCGAGAACGGTCGCGTCTACGGCGATACGATCGAGGGAATGGACTTCGACTACCTTGCCCGCGTGACGGCAATCAATGTCGCCGCGCTAGCGCAACTCGCCGCCGCCCCCGCCGCCCCGGCGGCGGTGTCCGTATCGGGCGAGCTGACACGCGACACGACGGTCTCGTGGCAGGCCTCTCCGGACGCCGCGCGCTATCGCCTGCGCTGGCGGCGGAACGACAAGCCGGCGTGGACCGACGAGAAGATCGTCACCGGCGCGACTCCGGTGGTGCTGAAGGAAGTATCGGTCGACGATCACTTCTTCGGCGTCAGCGCGCTTGGCGCGAACAGCGCGGAAAGCATCGTCACCTTTGCCGGACGCGCTCCACGACGCTGA
- a CDS encoding RcnB family protein: MRTLLAATALLSMASATAADAGQRVVVRGGGTHIGNTHVGGTSGGWSRPGGWNKPGGNWGKPGGNWGKPGGWNRPGGGNWNKPGYVHNRPRWGGHVQGRWWGGYRAPGGWGAYQRPVRGWVLPSYWIQPNWYINDWSGYGLPQPPANYTWSRYYDDAVLIDGRGSVYDTIGGVDWDRFDADGTDYTYYDDAAGYDGYAYQNGGYAYGAQGGYAPGAPYGYPQRDTGLGGAAVGAVVGGVAGAAIAGRGNRLGGALIGGGVGALTGYAVDRAEDRGRVPPAPGYGAPYPQPGYGYPPAVATRAAPLPPPPVIYHGQSPVVTSGGTTVVTTTGGAGYAAGGGYYANGYYYPGSSITTISVQSQPVVTTTTTEIWEDSVTYSRPKARKRVWRPKPKCICR; encoded by the coding sequence ATGCGAACCCTGTTGGCGGCGACGGCGCTGCTTTCGATGGCTTCCGCGACCGCGGCCGATGCGGGACAACGCGTCGTCGTGCGCGGCGGCGGTACCCATATCGGGAATACCCATGTCGGCGGCACGTCGGGTGGCTGGTCACGTCCCGGCGGCTGGAACAAGCCGGGTGGGAATTGGGGCAAGCCCGGTGGCAATTGGGGCAAGCCGGGCGGTTGGAACCGCCCGGGCGGTGGCAATTGGAACAAGCCGGGCTACGTCCACAATCGCCCGCGCTGGGGCGGCCACGTCCAGGGTCGCTGGTGGGGCGGCTATCGCGCGCCGGGCGGCTGGGGTGCGTATCAGCGTCCGGTCCGCGGCTGGGTGCTGCCGAGCTATTGGATTCAGCCGAACTGGTACATCAACGACTGGTCGGGCTACGGCCTGCCGCAGCCGCCGGCGAACTACACCTGGTCGCGCTACTATGACGACGCGGTGCTGATCGACGGTCGCGGATCGGTATACGACACGATCGGCGGGGTCGACTGGGACCGGTTCGATGCCGACGGCACCGACTACACCTATTACGACGACGCAGCGGGCTACGACGGCTACGCCTATCAGAACGGCGGCTATGCCTATGGGGCGCAGGGCGGTTATGCGCCCGGCGCGCCTTATGGCTATCCGCAGCGCGACACCGGGCTTGGCGGCGCGGCAGTCGGCGCGGTTGTCGGCGGCGTCGCCGGAGCGGCGATTGCCGGCCGCGGCAACCGATTGGGCGGGGCGCTGATCGGCGGCGGCGTGGGTGCGCTGACGGGCTATGCCGTCGATCGCGCCGAGGATCGCGGCCGCGTACCGCCGGCGCCCGGTTACGGCGCGCCGTACCCGCAGCCCGGCTACGGCTATCCGCCCGCGGTTGCGACGCGCGCCGCGCCGCTGCCGCCGCCGCCGGTAATTTACCACGGGCAGTCGCCGGTCGTCACCAGCGGCGGGACGACCGTCGTCACCACCACCGGCGGCGCGGGCTATGCAGCGGGCGGCGGCTATTATGCCAACGGCTATTACTATCCCGGTTCGAGCATCACGACGATCTCGGTCCAGAGCCAGCCCGTCGTGACGACGACCACCACCGAGATCTGGGAGGATTCGGTCACCTACTCGCGGCCGAAGGCGCGCAAGCGCGTGTGGCGACCCAAGCCGAAGTGCATCTGCCGCTGA
- a CDS encoding GAF domain-containing protein: protein MYQFDIAAADDTASLYCDILGALDALTADEPDGVANMANAAALLWQYLPDLNWAGFYRLIGDELVLGPFQGKPACIRIALGKGVCGTAAQTRATQLVADVHAFPGHIACDAASASELVVPIVAGDRLVGVLDLDSPVAGRFTPADAAGCEAVAGLLAGRIG, encoded by the coding sequence ATGTACCAGTTCGACATCGCCGCGGCCGACGACACCGCTTCATTGTATTGCGACATCCTGGGCGCGCTGGACGCGTTGACTGCCGATGAGCCCGACGGCGTCGCAAACATGGCCAATGCCGCGGCGCTGCTGTGGCAGTATCTGCCGGATCTCAACTGGGCGGGCTTCTATCGCTTGATCGGCGACGAGCTCGTGCTCGGGCCGTTCCAGGGCAAGCCGGCGTGCATCCGCATCGCGCTGGGCAAGGGCGTGTGTGGCACCGCGGCGCAGACGCGCGCGACGCAGCTGGTGGCGGACGTCCATGCCTTTCCCGGCCATATCGCGTGCGATGCCGCGAGCGCATCGGAACTCGTGGTGCCGATCGTTGCGGGCGACCGGCTGGTCGGCGTGCTCGATCTCGACAGCCCCGTTGCCGGCCGATTCACGCCGGCCGATGCGGCTGGATGCGAAGCGGTGGCGGGACTGCTCGCCGGGCGAATCGGCTAA